In the genome of Streptomyces sp. NBC_00433, the window TAGAGGTCCGGCGGAGCCGGGTCGTCCCGGACCGTCACGACAGCAGCGGTGCGTCGACCGCGTCGGAGAGCCACTGCTTCTCCAGCGCGGCGAGCGTGCCGTCGGTGCGCAGCGCGGTGACGGCCTTCGACACGCACGCGGTCAGCCGGCCGCCCTTGTCGAGCACCAGCCCGAACTGCTCGGGCGTGCCGTCGGCGGCGGCGAACTGCCCAACGACCTTGGCGTCCTGGACCTCGGCGCCGGTGATATAGAAGGCGGTGGGCAGGTCCACCACGATCCCGTCCACCTGGCCGTTCTTCAGCGCGGCGACGGCCAGGTCGTTGCGCTGGAAGGCGGCGGGCTTCTTCGACGGCTTCACCACGTCGGTGATGGTGTCCAGGCTCGTGGTGCCGATCTGCGCGCCCAGTTTGGCGTCCTTGAGGTCGGCGATCGAGTGCGCGTCGGCGATCTTCGACCCCTTGCGGGCGATCACCGTCTGCCGTACGTCGTAGTAGCCGGGCGAGAAGTCGACGGTCTTCTTGCGGTCGGCGTTGATCGAGACCTGGTTGATGTCGAAGTCGAAGCTCTTCGCGCCGGGCGCGAAGGCTGAGTTGAACGGCACGGTCTTCCAGGTCACCTGGTCCGCGGTGTAACCGAGCTGCTTGGCGACGGCGTAGGCGACCGCCGACTCGTAACCCTTGCCGTTGGAGGGTTTGTTGTCCGAGAACCAGGGGTCGTACGCCGGGTTGTCGGTGCCGATGGTGAGGGTGCCGGCGGAGTGGGTGGGCAGCGCGCCCGACGGGCAGGCGTCGGCTGCGGTGGTGGACGCCGAGCTTCCGCCCCCGGACGACGACGGCGTGTCGGACGCCGTGGAGTCGTCCTGCGGGGAGCAGCCGGCGAGCGCGAGGACGAGTGCGAGCGGGGCGACGGCCGCAAGGGCGGCGCGGTTCCGGGACAGTCGGATCACGGGACGCATGGCGGGACCTTGACATCCCGCGCGCTGCCTGTCCACGCGATTCGGGTCGTTGTCCGGATGGCGGACGTTTGTGTCCGCGGCATTGCGCGAACGGTCGCCATCGCCGAGGTCGACCAGGGACAGCGTGTGCGTCTCCGGGACCACCACGACATGCGCCGGGTGTCCGACAAAGGGGAGTCCGCGTCAGCACGCGGAGTTGACGGCACAGGACAACTACGGGGCAGGGGTGGGTCATCTCCGCCCGCCACACCGGGTCACCCATCGGTCCGGCCAGATCCTCGATGGCTCGCGCCTCGGAAGCGGCCCTCCTTGCTTGCCAGCGCATGTCGTCGAGCGAGGCGAGAGGGTCGTGAAAGACGTTCGGCACGATGCGGGCGAGGTTCTCGTTGAGTGCCTCGCGTCCAGCTCGCAAATCGTGCGGGCTGACCGCCGAACGGCAGCAGTTCCGCCAGGAGTTACGACTCAGAACGGCGGAGGGGTTCGCGGGCGGTGAGGCGAGCTCGGTGATCGCCCAGCGGTGGCGTGTGAGTGTCCGGTCGTTACAGCGGTGGGCGGCAGGCGTGGGACGAGGGCGGTCCGGGTTCTTTGCGGTCGCAGGGGCCGGCGTCGCTGCCGAGGCTGAGCG includes:
- a CDS encoding ABC transporter substrate-binding protein; the encoded protein is MRPVIRLSRNRAALAAVAPLALVLALAGCSPQDDSTASDTPSSSGGGSSASTTAADACPSGALPTHSAGTLTIGTDNPAYDPWFSDNKPSNGKGYESAVAYAVAKQLGYTADQVTWKTVPFNSAFAPGAKSFDFDINQVSINADRKKTVDFSPGYYDVRQTVIARKGSKIADAHSIADLKDAKLGAQIGTTSLDTITDVVKPSKKPAAFQRNDLAVAALKNGQVDGIVVDLPTAFYITGAEVQDAKVVGQFAAADGTPEQFGLVLDKGGRLTACVSKAVTALRTDGTLAALEKQWLSDAVDAPLLS